A DNA window from Campylobacter anatolicus contains the following coding sequences:
- the hemE gene encoding uroporphyrinogen decarboxylase — protein MIFVDACLKKPTPYTPVWMMRQAGRYLPEYMAVRSSAGDFLSLCKDYKKASEVTIQPVDILGVDAAILFSDILVVPLEMGMKLEFVKGEGPVFPNPIKTREDLAKLDIKEAIKNLNYVYDTIKLTRDKLAKDKALIGFCGAPWTIATYMIEGGGTKTYAISKKLLYSDPEFMHDILNKVTATLIGYVKEQIHAGVNAIQIFDSWASALEMSAYFEFGFSYIINIVDAIKAEFPEIPVIVFPKGISGYLDKIYGNFDVFGVDWSTPLDLAREKLSPQYVLQGNMEPARLYSVKAIDDGIDKVFSAMKGMPHIFNLGHGILPDIPVEHAKYFIKQVQEKSRK, from the coding sequence ATGATATTTGTTGATGCGTGTTTAAAAAAGCCAACGCCTTATACGCCTGTGTGGATGATGCGTCAAGCGGGTCGCTATCTACCTGAGTATATGGCAGTTCGCTCTTCTGCTGGGGATTTTCTAAGTCTTTGCAAGGACTATAAAAAAGCGAGTGAGGTTACTATACAGCCTGTGGATATTTTGGGTGTTGATGCAGCCATTTTGTTTAGTGATATTTTAGTTGTACCACTTGAGATGGGTATGAAGCTTGAGTTTGTTAAAGGCGAGGGCCCTGTATTTCCTAATCCTATAAAAACACGTGAAGATCTAGCTAAGCTTGATATTAAAGAAGCGATTAAAAATTTAAACTACGTATATGACACGATAAAGCTTACTCGTGATAAACTAGCTAAGGATAAAGCACTTATCGGCTTTTGTGGTGCTCCTTGGACTATTGCTACATATATGATAGAAGGTGGTGGCACGAAGACTTACGCCATAAGCAAAAAGCTACTTTATAGCGACCCTGAGTTTATGCACGATATATTAAATAAAGTAACAGCAACACTTATTGGCTATGTTAAAGAGCAAATCCATGCTGGTGTAAATGCTATTCAGATCTTTGATAGCTGGGCGTCAGCATTAGAGATGAGTGCGTATTTTGAGTTTGGATTTAGCTATATTATTAACATAGTAGATGCAATAAAGGCAGAGTTTCCTGAAATCCCAGTCATCGTTTTTCCAAAGGGAATAAGTGGATATTTGGATAAAATTTATGGAAATTTTGATGTTTTTGGTGTTGATTGGAGTACGCCACTTGATCTAGCACGTGAAAAACTAAGCCCACAATACGTCCTGCAAGGCAATATGGAGCCAGCTCGTCTTTACTCTGTTAAAGCCATTGATGATGGCATAGATAAAGTCTTTTCAGCGATGAAAGGTATGCCACATATTTTTAACCTAGGACACGGTATACTACCTGATATACCAGTAGAGCATGCAAAATACTTCATAAAACAAGTGCAAGAAAAAAGTAGAAAGTAA
- a CDS encoding LPP20 family lipoprotein, which yields MNTKFITLFLMVVLFGGCSWNGFFGDSTRTDNHNVVIQKVDKDDLREVMKKEKMIYDSTPVETTIRASGEGIAPLNSVSYAQSLTLAKRAAMADAYSQLAGKLYGVKINAEDTVRDAMLGDSSITSKVQGLVKNANIVSESFKDGLYKVNMELRINQEKWREVFAY from the coding sequence ATGAATACTAAATTTATAACACTCTTTTTAATGGTTGTGCTATTTGGTGGATGCTCTTGGAATGGCTTTTTTGGCGACAGTACAAGAACAGATAACCACAATGTAGTTATCCAAAAGGTTGACAAGGATGACCTTAGAGAGGTGATGAAAAAAGAGAAGATGATATATGATAGCACACCTGTTGAGACGACTATCAGGGCCAGTGGAGAGGGGATAGCACCGCTAAACTCTGTCTCATACGCTCAGTCACTAACTCTTGCTAAACGTGCAGCGATGGCTGATGCGTATAGTCAACTTGCAGGTAAGCTTTATGGCGTGAAGATTAATGCCGAAGATACCGTGCGTGATGCGATGCTAGGCGATTCAAGCATTACATCAAAGGTGCAGGGTCTAGTTAAAAACGCAAACATAGTAAGCGAAAGCTTTAAAGATGGGCTTTATAAGGTCAATATGGAGCTTAGGATAAACCAAGAAAAGTGGCGAGAAGTCTTTGCTTATTAA
- a CDS encoding aspartate-semialdehyde dehydrogenase has translation MRKFNIAVVGATGAVGEEIFNVLSEVDFPVGEVLPLASAKSAGSQIEFNGKSYKVVELTERVFDEHDIDIAFFSAGGSVSEKFVPFAAASGAVVIDNTSHFRMDADVPLVVPECNPEDIKLWKSRGIIANPNCSTIQMVQILKPLNDAFGINRVDVSTYQAASGAGKEGMEELVMQMQKFFEFKLDECEPKVFAHRLALNVIPHIDVFLDNDYTKEEMKMVKETQKILHKNIEVSATCVRVPVLRSHSEAITIHFDKDIDAARAREILSNAPSVVVLDDPSNKAYPMPLIASDTNETYVGRIRRDNYRLNVLHLWCVADQIRVGAATNAVRIAQRWIELQE, from the coding sequence ATGAGAAAATTTAATATCGCTGTCGTAGGTGCAACTGGTGCTGTTGGCGAAGAGATATTTAATGTTTTAAGTGAGGTTGATTTTCCAGTAGGCGAAGTCTTGCCACTTGCAAGTGCAAAAAGTGCAGGGAGCCAGATAGAGTTTAATGGCAAAAGCTATAAAGTTGTTGAGCTAACTGAGAGAGTATTTGATGAACATGATATAGATATAGCGTTTTTTAGTGCTGGCGGGTCAGTTAGTGAGAAATTTGTCCCGTTTGCTGCTGCAAGTGGTGCAGTTGTCATTGATAATACGAGCCATTTTAGAATGGATGCTGATGTACCACTAGTCGTGCCTGAATGCAATCCAGAAGATATAAAACTCTGGAAAAGTCGCGGAATTATAGCAAACCCAAACTGTTCTACTATACAAATGGTGCAAATTTTAAAGCCGTTAAATGACGCATTTGGCATAAACCGAGTGGATGTCAGCACATATCAAGCTGCAAGCGGAGCTGGTAAAGAGGGTATGGAAGAGCTAGTCATGCAGATGCAGAAATTTTTTGAGTTTAAGCTTGATGAGTGTGAACCAAAGGTTTTTGCTCATCGTTTGGCACTAAATGTTATACCACATATTGACGTGTTTTTAGACAACGACTATACAAAAGAAGAGATGAAAATGGTCAAAGAGACACAGAAAATCTTGCATAAAAATATAGAAGTTAGTGCGACTTGTGTGCGTGTGCCAGTGCTTAGAAGCCACTCTGAGGCGATCACTATCCACTTTGATAAAGATATAGATGCCGCACGTGCGAGAGAAATTTTATCAAATGCTCCGAGTGTCGTTGTTTTAGACGATCCTTCTAATAAAGCCTATCCTATGCCATTGATCGCAAGTGATACAAATGAGACTTATGTTGGACGTATACGTCGCGATAACTACCGCTTAAATGTCTTGCATCTGTGGTGTGTGGCAGACCAGATCCGTGTGGGAGCTGCGACAAATGCTGTGAGAATAGCACAAAGATGGATAGAGCTACAGGAGTAA
- a CDS encoding sigma-54-dependent transcriptional regulator, with translation MNIAIVEDDINMRKSLELALSEYEELNIKTYKSATEALKKLDESVELIITDINMPGIDGLEFIKQLGGKYDVIIMTGNATLNRAIESVRLGVKDFLTKPFDATTLYEAIKRVKTLNERTKTHKITTKKADKNLFDIIDDELSQNSDLNLKNSFKTQSSKNLKTSTKKSIKNQAKPTSVALQKTQTIALKAAKTDANVMLMGESGVGKEVFANFIHQNSPRKNEPFIALNMAAIPENLIESELFGFEKGAFTDATVAKKGQFELANGGTLFLDEIAEMPINLQPKLLRALQEREITRLGAMKSIKIDVRIVCATNANLDELMAQGKFREDLFYRLNTIPIVIPPLRERKEEIMAIANNTLKQTCDEYKIGAKFFSDEAVIELMSYSYPGNIRELISIVQRAAILSDTDEIGVMDLFINSRKMR, from the coding sequence GTGAATATCGCAATCGTTGAAGATGATATAAATATGCGAAAGTCTCTTGAGCTTGCCCTTAGCGAGTATGAAGAGCTAAATATAAAAACTTATAAAAGTGCCACCGAAGCCCTTAAAAAGCTTGATGAGAGTGTGGAACTTATCATCACTGATATAAATATGCCAGGCATTGACGGACTTGAGTTTATAAAACAACTTGGAGGCAAATACGATGTTATAATAATGACTGGCAACGCAACGTTAAATCGTGCCATAGAGAGTGTGAGACTTGGCGTGAAGGACTTTTTAACAAAGCCTTTTGATGCTACGACACTTTATGAGGCGATAAAGCGGGTTAAAACGCTAAATGAACGCACTAAAACCCACAAGATAACTACTAAAAAAGCGGATAAAAATTTATTTGATATTATTGACGATGAACTAAGCCAAAACAGTGATTTAAATTTAAAAAATAGTTTTAAAACGCAAAGCAGTAAAAATTTAAAAACAAGTACCAAAAAGTCCATTAAAAATCAAGCAAAGCCAACCTCTGTAGCCTTGCAAAAGACACAGACTATAGCATTAAAGGCTGCCAAAACTGACGCAAATGTCATGCTTATGGGTGAGAGTGGAGTAGGCAAAGAGGTTTTTGCAAATTTTATACACCAAAACTCACCGCGTAAAAATGAGCCATTTATCGCACTAAATATGGCAGCAATACCTGAAAATTTAATAGAGAGTGAGCTGTTTGGCTTTGAAAAGGGTGCGTTCACAGACGCAACGGTCGCAAAAAAAGGGCAGTTTGAGTTAGCAAATGGCGGAACGCTATTTTTAGATGAGATAGCCGAGATGCCTATAAATTTGCAACCAAAGTTACTTCGTGCCTTGCAGGAGCGTGAGATCACAAGGCTTGGAGCGATGAAGAGCATAAAGATAGATGTTCGCATAGTATGTGCGACAAATGCAAATTTAGATGAGCTGATGGCACAAGGCAAGTTTCGTGAAGATTTATTTTATCGCCTAAACACTATACCTATCGTGATCCCACCACTTCGCGAACGCAAAGAGGAGATAATGGCAATAGCAAACAATACACTTAAACAAACTTGCGATGAGTATAAAATTGGAGCTAAGTTTTTTAGTGATGAGGCAGTAATTGAGCTAATGAGCTATAGCTATCCGGGAAATATAAGGGAGTTAATATCTATCGTGCAACGTGCTGCAATACTTAGTGATACCGATGAGATCGGCGTGATGGATCTATTTATAAATAGTAGAAAGATGAGATAA
- a CDS encoding OprD family outer membrane porin, with protein sequence MKLRRLSLVTAVALGCLSSANAADTLAEAFTNGKLSTTLKATYADQTSEFAANKPLNNEHIFGIGAELGYVTDPFYGFRIGLTGQTWGSISPEKNAKTMYKTEWYANGAVLSELFLGYGVGKTDIKFGRQYVSSPLVAGNPTRAYKEAFEGLSITNKDIPDTTLFAGWYYKFQGRSKTAMQGSANSDVGAPVFKDRVIVSGMSGPYALKFDNIFTGAIINQSIPGLKLTGAYARGTDIKRSVDVKGDVDTFLVEGNYRLPVSNFKLGFDAMYKGSRVDNALGTYDGDMLGFRAGIYDFYGFGFSYAFTTVSDDDGLVFGFGNGPASYTMLPIRGPYVFTGYAGMNTHKLTLDYDFSSIGVNGLKTSLQYVKGEQDTPSAQAGSTAAGTHMDVEGWSIVANYAVQQVKGLNVAITYTELDRENYNASNVRTDTDNDELWVKLSYKFDLLGK encoded by the coding sequence ATGAAACTAAGAAGACTTAGTCTAGTTACAGCAGTTGCTCTTGGTTGCTTAAGTAGTGCAAATGCTGCAGATACACTAGCAGAAGCTTTTACAAATGGTAAGCTAAGTACAACTTTAAAAGCAACTTATGCAGATCAAACAAGTGAATTTGCTGCTAATAAGCCATTAAATAACGAGCATATATTTGGTATTGGTGCTGAGTTGGGGTATGTTACCGATCCGTTTTATGGATTTAGGATAGGCTTGACAGGCCAGACTTGGGGTAGTATAAGCCCAGAGAAAAATGCTAAAACTATGTATAAAACAGAGTGGTATGCAAATGGTGCTGTGCTTTCTGAATTGTTTTTAGGGTATGGTGTAGGCAAAACTGATATTAAATTTGGACGCCAGTATGTCTCATCTCCGCTAGTAGCTGGCAACCCAACACGTGCCTATAAAGAAGCTTTTGAAGGTCTTAGTATAACAAATAAAGACATCCCAGATACTACATTATTTGCTGGATGGTATTATAAATTCCAAGGCAGAAGCAAAACTGCTATGCAAGGAAGTGCTAATAGCGATGTAGGTGCACCGGTATTTAAAGATAGAGTTATTGTTTCTGGTATGAGCGGTCCATATGCTTTAAAATTTGATAATATCTTTACAGGTGCTATAATAAATCAATCAATCCCTGGCTTAAAGCTCACAGGTGCATATGCTAGAGGAACTGATATAAAGAGATCTGTTGATGTAAAAGGAGATGTAGATACATTTTTAGTCGAGGGTAATTATAGACTTCCGGTTAGTAATTTTAAACTCGGTTTTGACGCAATGTATAAAGGCTCACGCGTAGATAATGCATTAGGAACTTATGACGGTGATATGCTAGGATTTAGAGCTGGTATATATGATTTTTATGGATTTGGTTTTAGTTATGCGTTTACAACAGTTAGCGATGATGATGGACTTGTATTTGGTTTTGGTAACGGACCAGCATCGTATACTATGCTACCTATCCGCGGACCATATGTCTTTACTGGATATGCTGGTATGAATACACATAAGCTAACGCTTGATTATGACTTTAGCTCTATCGGTGTAAATGGACTTAAAACATCACTTCAATATGTAAAAGGAGAGCAAGATACCCCGTCAGCTCAAGCTGGTTCGACAGCTGCGGGCACACATATGGATGTAGAGGGTTGGTCGATTGTAGCTAACTATGCCGTACAACAAGTAAAAGGTCTAAATGTAGCTATCACATATACTGAGCTTGACAGAGAGAATTATAACGCGTCAAATGTGAGAACAGATACTGATAATGACGAACTTTGGGTCAAATTATCTTATAAATTTGATCTACTTGGCAAATAA
- a CDS encoding dynamin family protein, which yields MFKSFINAYKSAYFQVFGDDFYGKFKRFANAICEPKLHPSVELKDELKKLDLFICEPLTIAIVGQFSSGKSTFLNALLGFEILPTGVTPVTARLTHIRYAPSLSLHIYYKNGRELSLNVSEISRFVDQRESLDDIKELCIYAPSEILKHFSFIDTPGLNSLSSSDTRTTKDVIDGVAGVVWLSLIDNAARASELADLYEFLNKSDKIAICVLNQKDKLNKTELENILSHAQLTYDKIFNQIIAISAKQAVLAKQNSDQNLYESSNFDAVIDAIRVNFSNEDIKERFIKRKCQILLTNSISQHEYMAEIYQKAAEILAEFDANLQGNLNEIKNKFEPKLEASFNEIKEIAKFISSEIISSLKSKKISHYEPKKSFFRGKSWSKNEYEMMSFDSDEIFSKLIYNDVKISKFFKAYKRSLLKLENELKQDINIIYNELECKFMIYKSEFENIRKEVATQSDVEFANIRTHAGQVYEIFLRDFETTKFAKEQKISLFFEKLNLKVATNYESAIKIAVYFIKEKIDIAATSYAKDPLHFALFIPSFNETYERVLTSLNLYEFENEMLSNASFLNKILNELACEFNQIKTEKLTNIDELKSRHINLKDELKRLKIG from the coding sequence ATGTTTAAAAGCTTTATCAATGCCTATAAAAGTGCCTATTTTCAAGTATTTGGTGATGATTTTTATGGTAAATTTAAAAGATTTGCAAACGCTATTTGTGAGCCAAAACTACATCCAAGCGTTGAGTTAAAAGATGAACTAAAAAAACTTGATCTATTTATATGTGAACCGCTTACTATCGCGATCGTAGGGCAATTTTCAAGTGGTAAATCAACATTTTTAAACGCACTTTTAGGCTTTGAGATTCTACCTACCGGTGTTACTCCAGTTACTGCACGATTAACGCACATTAGATACGCTCCGAGCCTATCGCTTCACATTTATTATAAAAATGGCAGAGAGCTTAGTTTAAATGTGAGTGAAATATCACGATTTGTCGATCAACGCGAGAGCTTAGATGACATAAAAGAGCTTTGCATATATGCACCAAGTGAAATTTTAAAGCATTTTAGCTTTATTGATACGCCGGGGCTAAACTCACTTTCAAGCTCAGATACACGCACAACAAAAGACGTGATAGATGGCGTTGCTGGCGTGGTATGGTTGAGTCTAATTGATAATGCCGCTCGTGCAAGTGAGTTAGCTGACTTGTACGAATTTTTAAACAAATCTGATAAGATAGCAATATGCGTATTAAATCAAAAAGATAAACTAAATAAAACAGAACTTGAAAATATCCTTTCTCATGCACAACTAACTTATGATAAAATTTTTAATCAAATCATCGCTATATCAGCTAAACAAGCGGTTTTAGCTAAACAAAATAGTGATCAAAATTTATATGAAAGTTCAAATTTTGATGCGGTAATTGATGCGATAAGGGTAAATTTTAGCAATGAAGATATCAAAGAGAGATTTATTAAGCGAAAGTGTCAAATTTTATTAACCAATTCAATATCCCAACATGAATATATGGCTGAAATTTATCAAAAAGCAGCTGAAATTTTGGCCGAATTTGATGCGAATTTACAAGGAAATTTAAACGAGATAAAGAACAAATTTGAGCCTAAGCTTGAAGCCTCCTTTAATGAGATAAAAGAGATTGCCAAATTTATAAGTAGTGAAATTATCTCAAGCTTAAAATCTAAAAAAATATCACATTATGAGCCAAAAAAAAGTTTTTTTCGTGGTAAAAGCTGGAGCAAAAACGAATACGAGATGATGAGTTTTGATAGTGATGAAATTTTCTCAAAACTCATCTACAATGATGTCAAAATTTCTAAATTTTTTAAGGCTTATAAAAGATCTTTACTCAAGCTTGAAAATGAGCTGAAACAAGATATAAACATAATTTATAATGAACTTGAATGTAAATTTATGATATATAAATCCGAGTTTGAAAATATACGCAAAGAGGTAGCCACACAATCTGATGTGGAATTTGCAAATATTCGCACACACGCCGGACAGGTATATGAGATATTTTTGCGTGATTTTGAGACAACTAAATTTGCAAAAGAGCAGAAAATATCACTATTTTTTGAAAAATTAAATTTAAAAGTTGCGACAAATTACGAAAGTGCGATTAAGATAGCTGTATATTTTATCAAAGAAAAGATCGATATTGCAGCAACTTCTTACGCTAAAGATCCATTACACTTTGCACTGTTTATCCCAAGTTTTAACGAAACATACGAGCGTGTGTTAACGTCACTAAATTTATATGAATTTGAAAATGAAATGCTCTCAAATGCATCTTTTTTAAACAAAATTCTCAATGAACTTGCGTGTGAATTTAATCAGATAAAAACAGAAAAGCTCACAAATATAGATGAACTAAAATCTAGACATATAAATTTAAAAGATGAACTAAAAAGACTTAAGATAGGCTAA
- a CDS encoding dynamin family protein: MDDFLQHFWGNLRLFLNEQTTITADESILAIIIATNAQNYDRFIALNEFKNIIRSLGLKANLYGTQTAQIGIINAIKSSKISRSKLLLSLKNLQDENILNKDEYKQISNFIISLNEQDELQDSDHTTLAKQFHQSTDILHQICLRLLDLDSEQIFTKRLKTAMQKMSELHFNIVVTGVINAGKSTMLNALLNARILGTSNVPETTNLTLLKHSDTPHAVVNFWSQSELRQLDIVYKTDINLNFKSLNIKLNELKNYTSATSEIAKFVKSVELFENLDILKDGICIVDTPGIDDAVFLREQLVREFMNECDLMIHLMNVSQSMTQKDIEFIKNSLHRSRIVRLIIVLTHTDLLSQDELNEVIAYTQKSIKNELNPQNNVKIELFSISAKRYFEGKNDSGIQSFKNHIYKIFFSADSEKSTLALNGYKNELTKICTEFLEITQNEKLNLNSSNLELSEKLEKLNLYENELNVSVKQAQIFTDQELSKISIDELEKQWDLGLRSLVQSTKERILSEINFTKNSKKPLELKRINYIIQSSLNDGIIALMRQNRNAILSQIKSCADNIRLNFPDLFISLDQTIFSINEYLRLKNITFKYDKVCEYIDKFINSNELANRVDKALSEFLQDEKIKDFAYELCEFEKDKFKELVAIKMNEKLEIFNKNKERLMYELTILKGQTNEAINELERLKNLELALKNIKMELFNV, translated from the coding sequence ATGGATGATTTCCTGCAACATTTTTGGGGTAATTTAAGACTATTTTTAAATGAGCAAACGACGATAACAGCGGATGAGAGTATACTTGCAATAATCATCGCTACAAATGCACAAAATTATGATAGATTTATCGCCTTAAATGAGTTTAAAAACATTATTCGCTCACTTGGGCTAAAAGCGAATTTATACGGCACACAAACCGCACAAATAGGCATAATAAACGCTATAAAAAGCTCAAAAATCTCAAGGTCAAAGCTTCTTTTATCGCTTAAAAATCTCCAAGATGAAAATATCTTAAATAAAGATGAATATAAGCAAATATCAAATTTTATAATCTCTTTAAACGAACAAGACGAATTACAAGATAGCGACCACACAACACTTGCAAAACAGTTTCACCAAAGCACGGATATACTTCATCAAATTTGTCTGCGTTTATTAGATCTTGATAGTGAGCAAATTTTTACTAAAAGATTAAAAACTGCTATGCAAAAGATGAGTGAACTACACTTTAATATCGTGGTAACTGGCGTGATAAATGCTGGTAAATCAACTATGTTAAATGCTCTTTTAAACGCACGAATTTTAGGCACTTCAAACGTCCCAGAGACAACAAATCTCACGCTTTTAAAACACTCAGATACGCCACACGCAGTGGTAAATTTTTGGAGCCAGAGTGAGCTAAGACAGCTTGACATTGTGTATAAAACAGATATAAATTTAAATTTTAAGAGCTTAAATATCAAACTAAATGAGCTTAAAAACTACACTTCAGCCACGAGCGAGATAGCAAAATTTGTAAAAAGCGTTGAGCTGTTTGAAAATTTAGATATTTTAAAGGACGGCATATGTATAGTCGATACTCCAGGTATCGATGATGCAGTATTTTTACGAGAGCAGCTAGTGCGAGAGTTTATGAATGAGTGTGATTTGATGATTCATCTAATGAATGTATCACAAAGTATGACACAAAAAGATATAGAATTTATCAAAAACTCACTTCATAGATCACGTATAGTACGGCTCATAATCGTCCTAACTCACACAGATTTGCTCTCACAAGATGAGTTAAACGAGGTCATAGCATACACACAAAAAAGTATAAAAAATGAGCTAAATCCTCAAAACAATGTCAAAATCGAACTTTTTAGCATAAGTGCAAAGCGGTATTTTGAAGGTAAAAATGATAGTGGTATACAGAGTTTTAAAAACCATATATATAAGATTTTTTTCAGTGCTGATAGTGAAAAATCAACACTTGCACTTAATGGCTATAAAAATGAACTCACTAAAATTTGCACCGAGTTTTTAGAGATTACGCAAAATGAAAAGCTAAATTTAAATAGCTCAAATTTAGAGCTTAGCGAAAAACTTGAAAAGCTAAATTTATATGAAAATGAACTTAATGTATCTGTAAAACAAGCACAAATTTTTACAGATCAAGAGCTTAGTAAGATAAGCATTGATGAGCTTGAAAAACAATGGGATCTTGGGCTAAGATCGCTAGTGCAAAGCACAAAAGAGCGGATTTTAAGTGAGATAAATTTCACTAAAAACAGCAAAAAGCCACTTGAATTAAAACGGATAAATTACATAATCCAAAGTAGTCTAAATGATGGTATCATCGCACTAATGCGACAAAATCGCAACGCGATCTTATCGCAAATAAAAAGCTGTGCGGATAATATACGACTAAATTTTCCTGATCTTTTTATAAGTTTAGATCAAACAATTTTTAGTATAAATGAGTATCTACGCCTTAAAAATATCACATTTAAATATGATAAAGTATGTGAATATATAGATAAATTTATAAACTCAAATGAGCTTGCAAACAGAGTGGATAAAGCTTTAAGTGAGTTTTTACAAGATGAGAAAATAAAGGACTTCGCGTATGAGCTTTGTGAGTTTGAAAAGGATAAATTTAAAGAGTTAGTTGCGATAAAAATGAATGAAAAATTAGAGATATTTAACAAAAATAAAGAGCGTTTAATGTATGAATTAACTATCTTAAAAGGACAAACTAACGAAGCGATAAATGAGCTAGAAAGACTAAAAAATTTAGAATTAGCTTTAAAAAATATAAAAATGGAGCTTTTTAATGTTTAA
- a CDS encoding YqhA family protein, with product MPSKIFEKILLSSNIFTILPVIFGLLGAVVLFIIASYDVAAVMGDVYDYFFKGVHPENFHSDVVGEIVGAIDLYLMALVLYIFSFGIYELFISEIDTLKESRNTNVLEVHSLDELKSKIGNVIIMVLIVNFFQRVLHANFTTPLEMAYLAVSILALCLGLYFLHKGGH from the coding sequence ATGCCTAGTAAAATTTTTGAGAAAATTTTACTCTCAAGTAATATTTTTACTATTTTGCCAGTTATTTTTGGACTTCTTGGTGCGGTAGTGCTATTTATCATAGCTAGTTATGATGTAGCTGCCGTTATGGGTGATGTATATGATTATTTTTTCAAAGGTGTTCATCCTGAGAATTTTCACTCTGATGTCGTGGGTGAGATAGTTGGTGCGATAGACCTTTATCTTATGGCGCTTGTGCTTTATATATTTAGCTTTGGAATTTATGAGCTATTTATCTCTGAGATAGATACGTTAAAGGAATCAAGAAATACTAATGTGCTTGAAGTGCATTCGCTTGATGAATTAAAAAGCAAGATAGGAAACGTCATCATAATGGTTCTTATCGTAAATTTCTTTCAACGTGTGCTTCACGCAAACTTTACCACTCCACTTGAAATGGCATATCTTGCAGTTTCTATACTTGCACTTTGTCTTGGATTATATTTTTTGCATAAGGGTGGTCATTAA